In Haliaeetus albicilla chromosome 18, bHalAlb1.1, whole genome shotgun sequence, the DNA window CTACacacaacagattttgaaatatCATTTATCACATTTCCAGCCATGAGTGTATTGTTAGTGTAAGGTACCTGTAACTGAGGAAAGCCTAAGAGCACATCTGACTTCTTCTCTTCTACCATTAAAATGGCTTCAAGAAGATGAACATCTGCCCAGCTAAAACTGTTGCCAACGAGAAAGTCCTGCCCATGGTCTTTCAAAACCTAGAAGCgtcataaataaaaatgttcagatGTGGATAGCCAGCTGAGGttgatgttttcaaaatgcaCAAGCACACCTTCTTTGACAATACTTACTGCCTCCTCttcttttcacctttttctcCTATGCAACTAGGGATAGTAATAGTGTGGGGAATGTGGGCCCAGTGCCTGTGATCACTGACCATTTTACGGGATATCTGTGAGCAGTCCTCACAGCGGCAGTCTAGAATCCCAGGGTTTCTCCTATAGCCCTAGGTAACCCCACAGACTGGACTACAGGGTTAGATACCTCCTTGGTATTCACTCCTTTCCAGCGTAATCAATCTTGAATTTTTCTGTATGTAGTTAcagcttcagtgggaaaatagAGAATGTAAAAGAGAGGTGATCAGCCTAAAGCATTGGGGCTATGATGCAACAAATGGAATCTAGGGTAGAATGAACTCTGGCAGCCATCTATAGGAGAGCTGGTATTTAGGTTGGAAACTGTCTTCCCTTTagtctttaaaacagaaaagcagctatttCTGCCAGATCATCCTGCCTATGTATGTTAATTTCCATTGAGAGCACCTCTTAGGTCCTCTCTAAGATCAGTTAGAGAAAGACCAAGATTCCAGTATGGCTTAAGCAGCAAACCACTCAGACTGGAAGACAGCAGTGATAGCCGTCTATTactgtggttaaaaaaaaagtagatgtatttgaaatttaaataaagctGACAGTTTGCTATTCTAAAATGGCATTGCCTTTGCAATGCAAGTTACTGTGGtgagttgaccctggctggacgccaggtgcccaccaaagccactctatcacttgcctcctcagctggacaggggagagaaaatataatgagaGGCTCATgagtcgagataaggacagggagagatacTCATCAATtgctgtcacaggcaaaacagactcaacgtggggaaattagtttaatttgttaccaatcaaatcagagcaggataatgagaaataaaaccaaatcttaagaacaccttccctccacccctccctccttcctgggctcagcttcactccctaattctctacctcctccccctgagtgGCAGAGGcagacggggaatgggggttggggtcagttcctcacaccttgtctctgccgctccttcctcctcagggggaggactcctcactcgtcccctgctccaccatggggtctctcccacaggagacagtccttcacaaacttctccaatgtgagtccttcccacaggctgcagtccttcaggcatagactgctccagcgtgggctcctctctccacagggccacaggtcctgccaggagcctgctccagcgtgggcttcccatggggtcacagcctcctttgggcatccacctgctctggcgtggggtcctccctgggctgcaggtggatatctgctccaccgtggacctccctgggctgcagggggacagcctgcctcaccatggtcttccccatggtgctgcaggggaatctctgctctggcacctggagcacctcctcctccttcttcactgacctgggggtgtGCAGGGTTGTTTGTCTCACACATTCTCActgctctctccagctgcagcttgtTGCAcaggtttttcccctttttcaatctgttctcccagaggcactgccactaccactgatgggcttggccttggccagtggtgggtccgacttggagccagctggcattggctctatcagacatgggggaagcctctagcagcttctcagagaagccactcctgcagcccccctgctaccgaaaccttgccacacaaaccaaatagttacagtttcatttttcctaaAACCAGGAAGTTGCTTTTTAACTGTATATAGCTAGGTTTACACATTCATTGGAGCATAACAGTTTTGAGCCAAAGGGGATACTTGGACCCTTCAGTCTGAATGTTGATGCTGCTCAGACCATGAAATCTCATTTAGGAATTTCTGCATTTAACCTGCTCTGTCCCCCCTCTCATCTCTCCAGCCTGCAGACAGTGTGATGTCCTGGTTTAAAATACTGCACTGatacttttctgtttcttctgcttttggtACAATACGTGGTGTTCCCATTGTTATCCTTCCAGAACAATGGAAGGAAATGATCCTTCTACATACCTTTTCATATGCTGGGAAATACCTGCTTGTCGCCTTTTGTACTATAACAGCATGTTGTTTCTCTTTATCCTCAGCCGACAAGAATGGGAATATCAAAATGAAGCCCATAAGGTCATCAGTTCCTCCAACATACATATCAAtccttaaaacaaaagcaaacaaaaactttaAATAAGAAGGCACCTTCATAAGCAGAGCTTCTTAGATTTTCATTGTGATAATAGAAGGTGAACTTCCCACCCTCgtcatgaaaattatttctggagttaaaagaaaatatgtcaCAGTCTGAGTCTCACTCATAGTGTTGTCAGCACTTTACTTGCCTCATTGTGCAGGATTAAACAGGATTGTACAGAGGTTAAAAAAGTTTAACTTTGGTGTTATAGATCACTTTAGAATCACCAAAGAAACACACAATACCACAAGAAGTCATCCCCAACTGGTTTAGTTGTCTGGATGTATCCTGCCTTCAGGGTTTCATCCAAAGTCCAAGTGGTACCAAATAGATTAATTATGGGGTTGGAAACCTGAACTGTACCAGGTTCCACATCTAGCTTAATTATTAGTACAGCAGTTCTTCAGATCATTCCTTTTATCCATTTTTCCATAGCTCTGACAGTAGGTTTTGTACCGTAGACAAGACTCAAATTCAAATTAAGTCCTCACGAATATGAATAAAGTGTCTGGTAAAATAGTCTAACAAAGTCTTCTAACCATCCTATGTGGTAAGAGATTTGAGTTCCTGCTGTGTAATAAGACTAACTGCAGTTTTTGTTGTCAGGCAACAGCTTCTCAAAAAAGCCTCTGTAAGGATTAAACAAGTTACGTGCAATTAAGAAGCTATCAGATATTCCTGCAAGCCTTAATGTACGCCACCTTCTCACCTGCATCTAATCCAGTCTTCCAAAACTGCACTTCCACACTATACAAGACCAGCTATCCAAAGTACTTAAGCCTGGAGCTAATAACAGCAAGCCTTCCTCGAAGCACTGATgcttccttccccctgcccaAGAACAAATCAACAAATACACTTCATTTATATTTGCTGGTAAAATAGCAGGAATAGTTTTCAGGCTAAATCTAAAACTTGATGCAAGAGAATTCTGTTTGAAGCAAAAGGTATGCAAGGAATGCAAACTACAGGAAATGATGGCTTATTAGCAACATAAAGAAGCTGATAAACTGACTGAGGCTCCTGTCTGAATATTAATTCTTTTTGTTACTTCCCTGAACCTGCTTCAGCCAATTCTTCCAACCATTTGCATTGTTTAATggcagtttattttaaagtatctaTTAAAGTTAGATGCTTTACTAGTTGACCtttagttttccttcttttgaaaaacaataGCAAATAGACATTTAAAGGCTACATATTGAGACAGCccaatcacattttttttccttctcacagacACATCAAGACCTGGATTTAATTTCACATGAAACCAGAAGTTTTTCAAAATTAGCTGTTCTTTCCCCAACTTTCAAAGACCTAAACCATGCACTTTTCACAGTGCTGTGGAACATCATGCAATCACAGATAGCATCAATGACAGATCTTATTTTGCAGCCAAAAGTTAAAAACTAACCACTGCTTTCCAAAAAGTTCTCTGTTTACAAAAGTAGTTCAACATTTACATGCTAGTCACCTCTCAAATACCTGTGTCAAGCTGTACTAAAGCACAATAAACCCCTGCCTCAAAaaatttttatgtaaaaataatcagattAGAACAGATCAGTTGGCCTGCATCTAACTGTGGCCTGTCAGGCTTACTGCAAGTTGTGTGTCACTGAGGCATGCAGGTGCTTCTCTGGGTGTGCAAGTATGCAATTAATTCTAGATGTATCTAAGCTACTATAATAAATTCAACAAGAGTAGTACTGTTACAGTACAGGGCTCTCTCCATCAGGTCCTTCCCGTAGAGGTTGTACTTTGCTGCTATGTAGCTGAGAATGGCTCTAGTCTGCACCATCTTCATCCCATCGATCTCCACCATGGGCACTTGCTGAAACAGCAGGGATCCACCTAACGGGAAAGCCACACATTATTCTACTGGATCTAGTAACTCCACATCAGATTTCTTGCTGTCTTCAGAATATCATTACTTTTATGGTGAGCTTGCTGTGGGTAGTCATTATATTAAACTGGAGTTCTTCCACACAAACAATAAGTTACAGTAGTGAAGACAAATTAAACTGTGGAACACAATTATTGTGGATTAACacacttgcttttaaaaaatttcactgaagttGCAGTCAGGACTGTGTACAGCAGCTTTTATGCTGAAATTGAAATACAGTGGAGAAAATCACACTGAACATATCAGCTGAGTAAAAAGTGTCAATTctaaatacagttaaaaaattctgttccattatttaaaacacagttgAAGCAAATGTCAGATTCCAAAATTTCTCTCTTAAAACCAGTATCTTAAGCTAAATCAGGACATTCAATGAACATTTAGGATACGTTTTTTCAAGTTACTGAAGCCCAGGGTAAGTTTGTGGGACCAGGTAGGACACGTAGACAAACAGAGAACAGAACAACCCAGAGGCCAGCCTGGGGAATTCTACAGGTTGGAAAGAAATTCAATTTTCAATTGCATCTGTCCACATATGGGGGAAAAATCAGCCTCTGCAGCTGTTCACAGCTCTCAGTTTTactcccctctctgctgtgtGGAAAGAAAGTCCCACAGTGTCTTCAAAGTCTTCTCAGAGACTAAGTAAAGTCTGGCCACCCTTTTCTTGAAGTTTCACGTTGACTCACCTTGCAGGAGCTTCTCATACTGCTCTCGAGTTTCCAAAAACTCTTCTTCAAACTGACAAAgagaatgaggaagaaaaggaaattagcATCTTTTCACATTTCTAGAACAGATAAACTTTTTAAGCATCATAAAAGGAAGAGAATATACACATCATGGTTCCCTCCATTCCAGATATGGCtctaaggaagaaaatactaagGGCAGAAGCACTGTCAAAACCTCTTGGACTGTCATCTTTGACAAACGCTGCTAAAGGCAACCCTAACAGAAAAACAGGCAATAAGAACAGGAGTGAGGATGGTTTGTATGGTATTGAACATGCAATTTAACATGAGACAGTCAACAATACAGACCAGGCTGTCCTTAAAATTCTTTCTAGTATGTGGGAAAAAAGCTCTGCTGTGGGATATTTTGATTTGGGAGCTAGACAGGACTTAGAAAGTTAAAATGAAGCTTTtacaaaataatgtaaaagCAGTATGCCCAGGAGGAAGTTTAGTACAGAAGCATGTTTAGGATACCTAAAGTTGAATTATTCACTagatgagaaacaaaaagataCAGAATTACCCGTGATCAGAATGATGTAGTTATATTCAACATGGTTGAGGATGGCTGGTCCAATCAGTGCTACTTACGGAGGAATTCAGTTCAAGATTAAAACACCAAAGTTAGATGTCTACATGTACATGTTTGCACATGCCATACATGTCTATAGTCAATGTAGACCATGCAGACTAGAAAATGATTGAGCTTACCAAACCCTAGATGTCTAGCTATGGACTCCCAAGGATCCTTCCTCAGTCAACTTCTCTCAGAAAGTCTGTGCAACTTATGTTAATAATTAAGACTTGCTATACTAGGGAAACCCCAGAAGATTAGGCATACTAAAACAGTGCCAATGTTCAAGCATACCAAGTGTGATCACTGAGTCAAAAATTCAGAACCCAGGTTTCTGCTGAtgaaaagttgggaaaagaatatctcaaggaaaaatgtaataattGATACctgtcaatatttttttttaattaaaaaaaaaaacagagagagaattAAAAGACAGGAACAAATGATGCAGGAAGCAGTCAGTTGTGTCTTCTGTAAGGCCTTCAGATAAAGACTGGCAGTCTTTTTGAAACACTCATATTCCTTGGCTCAGTACAGGGGTAACCACATGAAGTGTAACAGCCTGCAGTCCTAAAGAGGACGCTTGGAGCAACTACTAGTCCTTTCTGTCCTCAAACTGAATTATCAGTTTATCACCAAGATAGATAGCAAATGAATAAGTAAATGATATCCcattaaaaagaacaattttaaagtGGTGTCTTGCTTCTCCGGTTTacccaaatatttttcttcctgctctgaGACTTCTAATTTTCCTACACATGTGGGTCAGTTTGCTCACTTCACCCCGTTAAGCCTCATCTAAATGatgcaagtaaaacaaaatctaTTTTGTGCGATAGCTTATTGTGGAGGATGCAGCCAGtggagtgaaaaataaaataaaaatctgtgcaaGCATccaactgaaaacagaaagactaGAGAAAGTAAATTGTTGCTGTTTTACTTGGCACAGATAATACTTGTTATGCCAGGAACACATCTATCATTCAGCTCAACAGCTCTGGGTCAGTAATCAAATGCTTAATTAAGCATTACGCATTCTTGCATTAAGCAAGAAACTGGTTTACAGTGTCATTGCTCAGAAGACATGTAACTTGATGCCATACTTTTGTGTGCCTAAAGTAAGAGTGTTTAATTATACTGAATAGCCAATGCTCTTTTACTATTGTGTCTTggaatgccttttcttttttggttaaTAACCTGTGATCTGCCTCAAAGACAAGCTTACCAATGTTCAGCTTAAAGTTAAAAACACTAAAACAAACCTCGACCCCAGCTGCAGCTAACAACCAGCGAATTGACTCCATCTTGCCTCTTCCATCAAAGTAGTAAAGTTTTGTTTTTCCGGCCATGACTTCAAACTTCCTGTTACctaaaatagtaataaaagatAGTAAGTTAATAATGATACAAAAATCTGATGGCAGCTGGAATAACGGTTAACAGGTCACTCACATGACAAAAATTTAAGTTAATTTTtgacaaaacatttcagtaaagTTTCAGTCTAAACTGATTTGGTTTTACCGCTGCACAGTCAAGTCACAGTATTTCATAGTCTTTTCATTCCCctgaaattcaggaaaagtaAGCATCAAGGAAGTAGgagataacagaaaaaaataaagtcaccACTAAGGAAATCCTTAAAACTTTTAGAAAATGTAAGTTTTAGCACTGGAGTTACTCAATCACCACTGAAAGCCAAGTTTCGATCAAAGGGGAGAAGAGGCAGTAGACAGGTTTTTCAAATCTGACAGTTCTTGTATCAAAGAATGCTGAAGTACGTAAACATTAATTCTACGCATACTTAGGTGAAGTATGGGaatgtattttcaaagcttctcacttttctttctaGCTGTGGTGATCCAGGGTAAGTATGTGATCTGGAATCAGtagaaacttttaaaagaatgaCCAGTTTCTTCTGTAATAATCTagattaaaatacaaagattCAGACTTTTGCACCACTTATACTTCTACTGGtggcacttttttttattaataaaccCTGTTGCCAAGCAAAACTTTACAGACTTTTCAGTTGACCAAATACACCACGCTTTGCAAGCAGCATTTTAGTTCTTGAATGGCTTTATAAACGAGGCTATGAATTGTTATTTTTTGAACAGACTAGTGTTTAGGTCTCAGCAGGAATTGGATTCCACTGTAGAGCCATAAACCAAAGGAGCATCAAATTTCATCATACTGGCATTTCATATGCAGAACTCCATAATAGCAACTCCTTGCTGCAACTGAGAGCTGTTTTCCCTCTGTACGGAGATTTCTTCTCATTCCAATTCACAATTCGAGTAATCCTGGAAAAGAGGCTGTTGGCATGTGAATAACCTCCAGTTCCCAATGTTGCAAGAGCTCCTTCATAAGCGGAGGGGAAAAGTGACCTCTGAAAGACCTTGAGCACATGCGAAGCAAGCAATCCACTTGTTAGCCAACAGGCATGACAACAGAACACAAAATACAAGACTGCATCTTACCATGGGAATTCAAATGAGTCAGGCTATTCCGCCTTTCACGCCTGCTTAGGGGCCTCCATTTCTTCCCAGGTAAGTCACTGGGAACTAAAACATTGCTGAGTAGTATCTATACTGTTAATAAATATAACAGTGCAtggagaaacagcaaaaaagacTAAATAAAACTACCAGTGTGAACTACATGCAAGAACAGAATGAAACAGGAGTTGCTTGTAATACAGCTAAAttcacagaagaagaaaaaaaagccaaaggtGATTTTTAActtgaagtttaaaaaattaaggaaacagAAGAGTCACTTTTCTTCAGTGCACCTTCCTAAGACATGCTGCTAGCAGGCCAACTGACATGTCACAGGAGATAAGCAAGTCACTGTTGCCAAGCACACACCAATGCAGCAAAGGCAAATGGAAGGTAAAGACATGGTGGATGCTCTTGTAAATACAGGGGGATCAACAAGCTTTGAAGCAAGCTGTAGCATTCTGGTTCCTAAGACTGAGCCTGCCATGCAATATTGGAAGAGAAAGTCCAATTTGTCAACTGAAATCTGATGGAAAGAGAGCACCCTGGGGATGGGCAAAGATCTTCTCCCTTCCCCGTTCTTCTCACCAGAcgtaaaggaggaaaaatggcAATTTGCAGCCCAGAGCCGCAATCGCAGGTAGGCTGCTGGCCATTCCTCTCAGCCTGGTATCTCAACAACAACAGGgactttgggggaaaaaaggatcTGAATTTACTCCCTTGTCGTGATTTATGAAGGCCACCTGGGCTAACACGGGGAAAGAAGGAACATAATTATCTGCACAAGAAGTCATCGCTCGCATCCTAGCCACACAGACCACAAGAACACTGGTGAAAAGGGCCAGACGACCAGCTCCGCCTGGCATGTCCTGCGGATCCAAGACTCCAGGACCCGATTTTCACTGCAGCCCTCAGCCCAACGGCGGGCGCCCTTTTCTACCCTGTAACACCAACCTGTGGGGGAAAGTCCCCTACTCAGGCTATGACAGGCCTTACCCTCCCGGGCCATCAACTCCAACCCCTTCCGTGACAAGTTCTTCACAGACGCGAGATGAAGAGTGGTTCACGTTACAAAATGGGGGTCCGTCGCGCTGATAGCTGGCGGTGGGGGGAGGGCTTGGAGGCAAAGGGCAGAACGGGGCAAGCTCTCACATAAGAGATGAGTAACGCTGGAGTACGCGCTTCTTGTACAAGCGCCTGTTAAGTCCAGGGCGAGCCGCCCCTGACCCGGGCGGTTATCATCTCCTCACCGGACACCCGAATGCCAACCTGAACCCAGCacggcccccccagccccgtgccACCAGAGGCAAGCGAGCCAGAGGATACCAGGGTGGCGAcgggaaaagagaaatcacAGAAACCCACGCTATTCacacagagaattaaaaaaaaaataataaaaccaagcGAACATACACAGCTTTTAACCAGCGAGGCAGCAGCGCTTCCCGCCGCAGAGCCCCACAGGCCGCCACCCGCCCGCAGGCGGCCACCCCGTGAGGAAAacccgagccgagccgagccgagccgagccgagccgaagGCCGGCGCTCACCCACCTCTCCAGCCAGCAGacgccgccgccccgcccccagCCTCAGCGCTACGTAGGACCAGAGGGACAACCGCCAATAGGAAGCCGGTAATCTACATATTTCTCAAAGGCTTCTGCGCGAAAAACGTAATCGAAAAACCAAAGAATTTGAACGGTTAAAGAGTTTGAACTCCGTCTCCCGGAGCGTCTGGTGTTAGAGAGAGGTGTTTCCGCGGTGTGTGTCGCTGGGCTTTGCGCGGTGGCGGTTCGCCGTGAGCTAGGAGGCAGGAGGTTTCTTGGCCCTTATATAACGCTACGGTCGCAGCGTTGCTTTGGATGTGAGGGCGATCTGGCTGCGACATCTGTCACCCCATTGATCGCCAGGGTTGATTCGGCTGATCTGGCTGGCTAGGCGGgtgtccccttcctccctcaccGCTCCATGTGCGTCCCTCCCGAAGCTGCGCGCTCGGTCGAAGAGGACGACCTTCCCCGATAGAGACGTACCGTTCATCGGTCAAGGGTATACGGTAGCTGCGCTCCCCTGCTAGAACCTCCAAACAAGCTCAAGGTCCATTTGTAGGAGAACGTAGGGTAGTCAAGCTTCCAAGACTGCAGACACATCCAAGTGAGGCACTGCATGGGGCAGTCTGCCATTGTTTTGTGCCCCGCCAGAAACAGTTTTCCCCCTCGGACGGTCCCTCTACTGTATTACCTTATTCACACTACACGggggtgtgcatgtgtgcaatGAGGAATTCCAATTAACTTTTATTTCCATCCCCGAAGGCCATCCTCCATTTATCACTCCTCCCACTTCCATCCCCTACCCACCTGCGAATCCTTGAGCTCCCCACCTTACACACACGCCAGTTACAATCTACCATCCTTGAActtgtaaatgtatttttcaccTAGTCTTTGTAAGTTATCAACTGTCTTCAGCTTCTACTGCCTTGAAAGCAGGGGGAGAAGGCTGAGGTGACACATGACACTCAGAACAATtatagaacaaaacaaaacagaatagaGTATTTCAGTTGGAATGGACCCAGTGATTATCCAGTCCAACTGCCTGTCCTTCCAAGGTGTTATACATCTTCTGGTTTAATTCAGCACTACAGTTAGTTTCAGAGGAGTTGACATCCAAGGACTAAACTATTAGCTTTACACGAAGCTCACGGTATACTACAGAAATTTCATGCTTAGACTCAAATCACGTGGCCAATGAACCTGTGTGTAAAAGCACAGCTACCAGGAGGCAGTACCCCTCCGAGAAGGCACCAAATGTAACgcttacttaaaaaaacccctcatgactaaacaaacaaaagccaaactaaagtgcttttattaaaaaatgaatagaaCATCAAGACTCTAGTCAGTCAGTATTTCAAGAGTAACTTTATTCTGGGCAGGAGACACAGGAGTGAAACAAACATTTGTAACGTTTCTGAACAAAAACACTGAATAAACAAGAACCGGTATGTCTTTACTCACTCTGACAATTCCACCTTCTCCTTCCACATAAGTTCAAAAATGTTCTTTCGAGatatgttttccttctcacattATGGAACATCCTACTCATATCAACAGCCTCATTAGATACAGAAATACCATGGAAGTAGGTTTTctggcttggggttttttttgctaacGTCATGGCACTTACACAATACTTCTATGAAAATCTGGATTACAGAGGTGAACGAGTCCACTGTCAGGCTCCTTTATTTCCAACAGTCATTATAACATGTTATGCATAAGCCTGAGAAAATGTAAACAGTAGAAttctaaaaacattttgcatgAAGATGCTGGTACATATTAAAACACATAGTAGTAGGTTACATATGATAAATTCTCAAGATAATGTTGCTTGTCCATATTTCAGTGTAAAAAAGACCTACATCTTTTCCGTATCTGTATTGTGTACCGAGACAGCACAGTAAAATACATAGCTCAATCAACTCAGTCCTTACtcaaaaagaacttttttccaACTTCAGTAAGAATTTGCTTGAGTAAAAGCTACAAGTGCTGCCATTATACTTTGCTGATTTTCTGTCCCACTGAGTTAAAACTAGCAGAAGTGATTCTGAATATCAAGATTATtagcttttttccaaaataaaggcTTTACTTTTGGAAAGAGGAGATATGCCAAAAAAAAGTACTACTTCTTTTTCTAATCTTTTTGCTGGACTGACCAAAACCTGAATGCCATAGTCAAGAAAATCACTGCAGGGCTCATAAAGGCTCAGAGATTACAGGCCAGGTTCAGATTCATTCTGTGTTAGCTTAAACACATGGAGTAGTCCCCATCCTTAGTggagggacccaggcatctcCAGAGGGCTACTAAGTTCTTGGGTGAGCTGAATTTCTCTTGAGATGATTCTCACTCACCACCGGTTTAAAGAGTTGGCTTGCAACAAAGGAGCTCACACTTAGGTGCCTGCAGCTAGGTAGGATGAATCTAAGCCTCAGCAGCCCGTTGTCGTGACTTGTTCGTCTCCTGCTTCCACTAGCAGGAATTAAGCGTATGGCACAGACTAGTTAAATTGCCTACTTAGGTCTAGGGATACTTAGGAGAGGTTCAGGGTGTTCCCTCTTGAGACCAATTATTCactgataaaataaattaaatgataTCTAGAcataaatacagatatttatttCCACCAAGAGAAACAACTATCTTTCCAGTTCTAACACAAATATACATATTTCCCTTTCCACTTAGCCAAAGACACCATCAGTGTGTGCTTTAGAAATCGAAtggctgctttatttttctgctaggCATTGGCATTACTGCTTTGGAAGCAGTTAGATATGGTTTGGAGTTAGTACTTGCTATGAACAAAAAATGGAGTAGCTGGACACAGAACATGTCCTTGGCATGTGTAAGTCTTACACGcatactttttttaatgcatagaCCCTTTTGCTCCCTTTTTGTCTTGTACTGTCTCACAGTGGACTGAGTCCATAAAAGCAAACACTGACCAGTGCTCCTCGTGGCTCCCCAGGTAGCACTGAGCCAGCAGCCTACTCTAGGGTACAGTTTCCTCAAAGTCCCACACATTCTCCATGGGAAGTACTGAAGAGGCCAGCATGCATTGTCAGTCTCCAGTCCACAGTGGCTGCCCCTTGTGGGTGCCAGCAGATCCCCCAGACAGGATCTCACTGACACACCAGCCATTCAGCTCCTTCGAAATGGCCAGATACTGAGAACTGCTCTGATCCCTTTAGGCTGGATTTAAGTCTCATAAATATATGATTTGTCTGATCTGTTCATCAAAGGAGCTCAGAAAGGTGAGTATTTCTGTACACTTCTGCAGGAAGATGCATTTTCACAGCACACTTCAGCTTTGGTAGTGCTGTTCCAAAACGCAGCTATAAAATATGTTCTCCCACAGTACTGTACTGTTTTATCTTCCTTCTGTGGAAGGAGGTGCAGGAACAGCCAAACGCTGGCTGTGATCTAAATGAATCTTTTGCTGATGGCTGGACTCTGGCACTCCTTTCCAGTGCAGAATTAAACCAGACTGTGGggctattttcttttctctataaCCCGATAACTCATTTTCTCTTACAAACTGAGTTAAACTGCTCTTCA includes these proteins:
- the LOC104317661 gene encoding glutathione S-transferase 3, with the translated sequence MAGKTKLYYFDGRGKMESIRWLLAAAGVEFEEEFLETREQYEKLLQGGSLLFQQVPMVEIDGMKMVQTRAILSYIAAKYNLYGKDLMERALIDMYVGGTDDLMGFILIFPFLSAEDKEKQHAVIVQKATSRYFPAYEKVLKDHGQDFLVGNSFSWADVHLLEAILMVEEKKSDVLLGFPQLQAFKARISSIPTIKKFLEPGSQRKPVPDDKYVETVRRVLHMYHDKKAN